One window from the genome of Streptomyces sp. NBC_00287 encodes:
- a CDS encoding YqjF family protein — protein sequence MQKSAWPGTPADIPVPLLTQHWLDLTFIHWAVEPEAVAGLLPTGTVPDTHEGVTYVGLVAFRMHKVGWFKLPGVPYLGSFPETNVRLYSVDAQGRRGVVFRSMDASRLIPVVMGRMGFRLPYLWSRMEVKAAEEKVTYTSTRRWPGERGAYSRIEVRPGERIHEPTELEHFLTARWGMHNPFAGGPAYLPNHHPHWPLHRAELITCEENLVTAAGLPAPSTAPASVLYSPGVPVRLGRPVR from the coding sequence ATGCAGAAGTCCGCGTGGCCCGGGACCCCGGCCGACATACCCGTCCCACTGCTCACCCAGCATTGGCTGGACCTGACCTTCATCCACTGGGCGGTGGAACCGGAGGCGGTGGCGGGCCTGTTGCCGACGGGGACGGTCCCCGACACCCACGAGGGAGTCACGTACGTCGGTCTGGTCGCCTTCCGGATGCACAAGGTGGGCTGGTTCAAGCTGCCCGGGGTGCCGTATCTGGGTTCGTTCCCGGAGACGAACGTCCGCCTGTACTCGGTGGACGCGCAGGGCCGTCGCGGGGTCGTCTTCCGCTCGATGGACGCGTCGCGCCTGATCCCGGTGGTGATGGGCCGCATGGGCTTCCGGCTCCCGTATCTCTGGTCCCGTATGGAGGTGAAGGCGGCGGAGGAGAAGGTCACGTACACGAGCACGCGCCGCTGGCCGGGAGAGCGGGGCGCGTACAGCCGTATCGAGGTACGGCCGGGTGAACGCATCCATGAACCAACGGAGTTGGAGCACTTCCTGACCGCCCGCTGGGGTATGCACAACCCCTTCGCGGGCGGACCGGCGTATCTGCCGAACCACCACCCGCACTGGCCCCTGCACCGCGCCGAGCTGATCACCTGCGAGGAGAACCTGGTCACCGCGGCCGGCCTGCCCGCGCCGAGCACGGCCCCGGCCAGCGTCCTGTACTCACCGGGCGTCCCGGTGCGCCTCGGGCGGCCGGTCCGGTAG
- a CDS encoding SRPBCC domain-containing protein — protein MELDVFVPVATARLREALSDPARVARALPGLQQDAGAEAPMSGRLKVRVGGHTITYRGALRIAPREDGTYAVEGDATEARGTGSVKLSLTLRVTESAEGSTLTFDATATADGRIAQLPPEQVNAAMTRLLNRFAENLGATEGEPEAALPEPEEAEAQAPDAPAAADGEEAPQGPAAPDDESSTGGAGGKQQAEGEAEAPPEAAHARRTMIGRSAEEVDHAPPRGRYAPVPAPQSNQPVSTLRWAAPAAALAVASAIVVSRVLRRRR, from the coding sequence ATGGAGCTTGACGTGTTCGTTCCGGTTGCCACGGCTCGCTTGAGGGAGGCGCTGTCCGACCCCGCGCGGGTAGCCCGGGCACTCCCCGGGCTCCAACAGGACGCGGGCGCGGAAGCGCCGATGAGCGGGCGCCTGAAGGTACGGGTGGGCGGCCACACGATCACATACCGGGGCGCCCTGCGTATCGCGCCCCGCGAGGACGGCACGTACGCGGTGGAGGGCGACGCGACGGAGGCCAGGGGGACGGGCTCGGTGAAGCTGTCCCTGACCCTGCGCGTGACCGAGTCGGCCGAGGGCTCGACCCTGACCTTCGACGCCACGGCCACGGCGGACGGCCGCATCGCCCAACTCCCACCGGAACAGGTCAACGCGGCGATGACAAGGCTGCTGAACCGTTTCGCGGAGAACTTGGGGGCGACGGAGGGGGAGCCGGAGGCCGCACTGCCCGAGCCGGAGGAGGCCGAGGCCCAGGCGCCGGATGCTCCCGCAGCCGCGGATGGCGAGGAAGCCCCACAGGGGCCAGCCGCACCTGACGACGAGAGCAGCACGGGTGGTGCGGGTGGGAAACAACAGGCCGAAGGCGAAGCCGAGGCCCCTCCGGAGGCCGCCCACGCCCGCCGCACCATGATCGGCCGCAGCGCGGAGGAGGTCGACCACGCCCCACCCCGCGGCCGCTACGCCCCCGTCCCCGCCCCCCAGTCCAACCAGCCCGTCTCCACCCTCCGCTGGGCAGCCCCCGCCGCCGCCCTGGCCGTAGCCTCCGCGATCGTCGTCAGCCGAGTCCTCAGAAGACGCCGCTAA
- a CDS encoding aldose epimerase family protein, which yields MSNEDITLTAGDAEVTVQPGNGGRIGGLRVGGTELLRQGDRFGCFPMVPWCGRIRDGRFRDGATVVQMPLNSPPHAIHGTARDGAWRTARVTADEAVITYDLVHPWPHTGRITQVVGLTESALTLTMSVETYEDSFPAQIGWHPWFNRTLGGADVHLDFAPTWQEERGEDHLPTGNRIDPKPGPWDDCFGMTDGVDVTLTWPGQLALKVTSPEEWVVVYDEQEAAVCVEPQTGPPNGLNTHPRLVTPLEPLEATTTWSWTRL from the coding sequence GTGAGTAACGAAGACATCACGCTGACCGCGGGCGACGCGGAGGTGACCGTACAACCGGGCAACGGCGGCCGTATCGGAGGACTCCGCGTCGGCGGAACCGAACTCCTGCGCCAGGGCGACCGCTTCGGCTGTTTCCCGATGGTCCCGTGGTGCGGCCGCATCAGGGACGGCCGTTTCCGGGACGGCGCCACCGTCGTCCAGATGCCCCTGAACTCCCCGCCCCACGCCATCCACGGCACCGCACGCGACGGCGCCTGGCGCACCGCCCGCGTCACGGCGGACGAGGCGGTGATCACGTACGACCTCGTGCACCCCTGGCCGCACACCGGCCGCATCACCCAGGTCGTCGGCCTCACCGAGAGCGCGTTGACGCTGACGATGTCCGTGGAGACGTACGAGGACTCCTTCCCGGCCCAGATCGGCTGGCACCCGTGGTTCAACCGCACCCTCGGCGGCGCGGACGTCCACCTCGACTTCGCCCCCACCTGGCAGGAGGAGCGCGGCGAGGACCACCTGCCCACCGGCAACCGCATCGATCCCAAGCCCGGCCCCTGGGACGACTGCTTCGGCATGACCGACGGAGTCGATGTCACCCTCACCTGGCCGGGGCAGCTCGCCCTCAAGGTCACCAGCCCCGAGGAATGGGTCGTCGTCTACGACGAGCAGGAGGCCGCCGTATGCGTGGAACCGCAGACCGGGCCGCCCAACGGGCTCAACACCCACCCGCGCCTGGTCACCCCGCTGGAGCCGCTGGAGGCCACGACGACCTGGAGCTGGACCCGCCTCTAA
- the pyrE gene encoding orotate phosphoribosyltransferase, which translates to MTDVRGALLQQIKDKAVVHGKVTLSSGLEADYYVDLRRITLDGEAAPLVGQVLLDLTADLDFDAVGGLTMGADPVAAAMLHAAAARGQRLDAFVVRKAAKAHGLQRRVEGPDIAGRRVLVVEDTSTTGGSPLAAVEAVREAGAEVVAVATIVDRATGAAEKIQEGAGVPYRYAYAKDELGLD; encoded by the coding sequence ATGACGGACGTACGCGGCGCGCTGCTGCAGCAGATCAAGGACAAGGCCGTGGTGCACGGCAAGGTGACCCTCTCCTCGGGTCTGGAGGCCGATTACTACGTCGACCTGCGGCGCATCACCCTCGACGGGGAAGCCGCCCCGCTGGTCGGCCAGGTGCTCCTCGACCTCACCGCCGACCTGGACTTCGACGCGGTCGGCGGGCTGACCATGGGCGCCGACCCGGTCGCCGCGGCGATGCTGCACGCGGCCGCGGCCCGGGGGCAGCGCCTCGACGCCTTCGTCGTCCGCAAGGCCGCCAAGGCGCACGGGCTCCAGCGCCGGGTCGAGGGTCCGGACATCGCGGGCCGCCGGGTGCTCGTCGTCGAGGACACCTCCACCACCGGCGGCTCCCCGCTGGCCGCCGTGGAGGCCGTGCGCGAGGCCGGCGCCGAGGTCGTGGCCGTCGCGACGATCGTCGACCGGGCGACCGGGGCCGCCGAGAAGATCCAGGAAGGCGCGGGCGTGCCGTACCGCTACGCGTACGCCAAGGACGAGCTGGGACTGGACTGA
- the fbaA gene encoding class II fructose-bisphosphate aldolase, translated as MPIATPEVYNEMLDRAKAGKFAYPAINVTSSQTLHAALRGFAEAESDGIVQISTGGAEFLGGQHSKDMVTGAVALAEFAHIVAAKYDVNIALHTDHCPKDKLDAYVRPLIAVSEERVKAGRNPLFQSHMWDGSAETLADNLAIAQELLPRAAAAKIILEVEITPTGGEEDGVTHEINDELYTTVDDALRTAEALGLGEKGRYLLAASFGNVHGVYKPGNVVLRPELLKDLQQGVGEKYGKSSPFDFVFHGGSGSTAEEIATALENGVVKMNLDTDTQYAFTRPVAAHMFQNYDGVLKVDGEVGNKKTYDPRTWGKLAEASMAARVLEACGNLRSTGTKIK; from the coding sequence ATGCCCATCGCAACCCCCGAGGTCTACAACGAGATGCTCGACCGGGCGAAGGCAGGCAAGTTCGCCTACCCGGCCATCAATGTGACCTCCTCCCAGACCCTGCACGCTGCACTGCGCGGCTTCGCGGAGGCCGAGAGCGACGGCATCGTCCAGATCTCCACCGGTGGTGCGGAGTTCCTCGGCGGCCAGCACAGCAAGGACATGGTCACCGGCGCCGTCGCCCTGGCCGAGTTCGCGCACATCGTCGCCGCCAAGTACGACGTCAACATCGCGCTGCACACCGACCACTGCCCCAAGGACAAGCTGGACGCCTACGTCCGCCCGCTGATCGCGGTCTCCGAGGAGCGCGTCAAGGCCGGCCGCAACCCGCTGTTCCAGTCGCACATGTGGGACGGCTCCGCCGAGACCCTGGCCGACAACCTGGCCATCGCCCAGGAGCTGCTGCCCCGCGCCGCCGCCGCGAAGATCATCCTCGAGGTCGAGATCACCCCGACCGGCGGCGAGGAGGACGGCGTCACCCACGAGATCAACGACGAGCTGTACACCACCGTCGACGACGCCCTGCGCACCGCCGAGGCCCTGGGCCTGGGCGAGAAGGGCCGCTACCTGCTGGCCGCCTCCTTCGGCAACGTCCACGGCGTCTACAAGCCGGGCAATGTCGTCCTCCGTCCCGAGCTGCTGAAGGACCTCCAGCAGGGCGTCGGCGAGAAGTACGGCAAGTCCAGCCCGTTCGACTTCGTCTTCCACGGCGGCTCCGGCTCCACCGCCGAGGAGATCGCCACCGCGCTGGAGAACGGCGTCGTGAAGATGAACCTCGACACCGACACCCAGTACGCCTTCACGCGTCCGGTCGCCGCCCACATGTTCCAGAACTACGACGGCGTCCTGAAGGTCGACGGCGAGGTCGGCAACAAGAAGACCTACGACCCGCGCACCTGGGGCAAGCTGGCCGAGGCGAGCATGGCCGCGCGTGTCCTCGAGGCCTGCGGCAACCTGCGTTCGACGGGTACGAAGATCAAGTAG
- a CDS encoding MFS transporter: MPDVRITSAQGKWILLTTVLGSSMALLDSTVVNVALPRIGEDLDANLSALQWTINAYMLTLAGLILLGGSLGDRYGRRRIFVIGVIWFAVASLLCGLAPNAEILIAARALQGVGGALLTPGSLALIQASFHPDDRGRAVGLWSGFGGIGAAVGPFLGGWLVDGPGWRWVFLLNVPLALLCVPVALRHVPESGDGTKHGRFDVLGAFLGAAALGLVTYALIESDWITAALGVALGIAFVYVEKRRPDPMMPLDIFASRQFTAVNLVTLCVYAALGGFFFLAVIQLQVVAGYSALGAGTALLPTTVLMLLLSARSGDLAVRIGPRIPLTVGPLVSAAGLLLMLRVGPDASYWADVLPAVLVFGLGLVTLVAPLTATVLASVDVARAGLASGINNAAARAAGLIAVAALPLLTGMGEEAYRSPDAFDDAFREAMLWCAGVLVAGAALAFATVRRLPPDCTRPECLTHGSITAPPLERERAKRRIG, from the coding sequence ATGCCTGACGTCCGGATCACTTCCGCGCAGGGCAAGTGGATCCTGCTCACCACCGTCCTCGGCTCCAGCATGGCCCTGCTGGACTCGACCGTCGTCAACGTCGCCCTCCCCCGGATCGGCGAGGATCTGGACGCGAACCTCTCCGCCCTCCAGTGGACGATCAACGCGTACATGCTCACCCTCGCCGGTCTGATCCTCCTCGGCGGTTCGCTCGGTGACCGCTACGGCCGCCGCAGGATCTTCGTCATCGGCGTCATCTGGTTCGCCGTGGCCTCCCTGCTGTGCGGGCTCGCCCCGAACGCCGAAATCCTCATCGCCGCCCGCGCTCTCCAGGGTGTCGGCGGAGCGCTGCTCACGCCCGGCTCCCTCGCGCTCATCCAGGCCTCCTTCCACCCCGACGACCGGGGCCGGGCGGTGGGCCTGTGGTCCGGTTTCGGCGGCATCGGGGCGGCCGTAGGACCCTTCCTGGGCGGCTGGCTGGTGGACGGGCCCGGCTGGCGGTGGGTGTTCCTGCTGAACGTCCCGCTGGCGCTGCTGTGCGTGCCGGTCGCGCTGCGGCATGTGCCGGAGTCGGGGGACGGCACCAAGCACGGCCGCTTCGACGTGCTGGGCGCCTTTCTGGGTGCGGCGGCCCTCGGCCTGGTGACGTACGCGCTGATCGAGTCGGACTGGATCACGGCGGCCCTGGGCGTGGCTCTTGGGATCGCCTTTGTGTACGTCGAGAAGCGGCGGCCCGATCCGATGATGCCGCTCGACATCTTCGCGTCCCGCCAGTTCACCGCCGTCAATCTGGTCACCCTGTGCGTGTACGCGGCCCTCGGCGGGTTCTTCTTCCTCGCCGTGATCCAGCTGCAGGTCGTCGCCGGCTACTCGGCCCTGGGCGCCGGTACGGCACTGCTGCCGACGACCGTCCTGATGCTGCTGCTCTCCGCCCGGTCCGGCGATCTGGCCGTCCGGATCGGGCCGCGTATCCCGCTCACCGTCGGGCCGCTGGTGAGCGCGGCAGGACTGCTGCTGATGCTGCGGGTCGGCCCGGACGCCTCGTACTGGGCCGACGTACTGCCCGCGGTCCTCGTCTTCGGCCTCGGCCTGGTCACCCTGGTCGCCCCGCTGACGGCCACCGTCCTCGCCTCCGTGGATGTCGCGCGGGCGGGCCTGGCGAGCGGCATCAACAACGCGGCGGCCCGAGCCGCGGGTCTGATCGCGGTGGCCGCGCTGCCGCTGCTGACCGGGATGGGCGAGGAGGCCTACCGCTCGCCGGACGCCTTCGACGACGCCTTCCGCGAGGCCATGCTCTGGTGCGCGGGCGTGCTGGTGGCGGGCGCCGCCCTGGCCTTCGCGACCGTACGACGGCTGCCGCCGGACTGCACACGCCCCGAGTGCCTCACCCATGGCTCGATCACCGCGCCGCCGCTGGAGAGGGAGCGGGCCAAGCGGCGCATCGGTTAG
- a CDS encoding DUF3151 domain-containing protein, whose amino-acid sequence MTIHENLLGGPPPTHLPDDPEPRELLASGTAPADVAAKYPTSSLAWAQLADEAFERGSVVESYAYARTGYHRGLDALRRNGWKGHGPVPWEHEPNRGFLRALHGLARAAGSIGEQEEYERCSQFLKDSSPTAAQTLG is encoded by the coding sequence ATGACGATTCACGAGAACCTCCTCGGGGGCCCGCCCCCGACCCACCTCCCCGACGACCCGGAGCCCCGTGAGCTCCTCGCGTCCGGCACGGCGCCCGCCGATGTCGCCGCGAAGTACCCGACGTCCTCCCTGGCCTGGGCACAGCTGGCCGACGAGGCGTTCGAGCGGGGCAGCGTCGTGGAGTCGTACGCCTATGCCCGTACGGGCTACCACCGCGGCCTGGACGCCCTGCGCCGCAACGGCTGGAAGGGCCACGGCCCGGTCCCGTGGGAGCACGAGCCGAACCGCGGCTTCCTGCGCGCCCTGCACGGCCTCGCCCGCGCCGCCGGTTCCATCGGCGAGCAGGAGGAGTACGAGCGCTGCTCGCAGTTCCTGAAGGACTCCTCGCCCACGGCGGCCCAGACGCTGGGTTAG
- a CDS encoding tryptophan 2,3-dioxygenase family protein, protein MSQEAHETNEPETPHLDFAGTTPYEDYVKADVLTHLQHTLSDDPGEMVFLVTTQVMELWFTVVVHEWETAAHALREDRVPVAIDALKRSVRELEALNASWKPLGQLTPAQFNSYRSALGEGSGFQSAMYRRMEFLLGEKSASMLVPHRGAPRVHAELEKALHEPSLYDEVLRLLARRGHAIPSAVLQRDVSQRYEPSDAVEAAWTAVYSGDPGDEVARLGEALTDVGELVWRWRNDHLVATRRAMGSKAGTGGSAGVAWLEKRARKNVFPELWTARSHV, encoded by the coding sequence ATGTCCCAAGAGGCTCACGAAACGAACGAGCCCGAGACCCCGCATCTCGACTTCGCCGGCACGACGCCGTACGAGGACTACGTCAAGGCGGATGTGCTCACCCACCTCCAGCACACCCTGTCCGACGATCCCGGAGAGATGGTCTTCCTGGTCACCACCCAGGTGATGGAGCTGTGGTTCACGGTCGTCGTCCATGAGTGGGAGACCGCCGCGCACGCGCTGCGCGAGGACCGGGTGCCGGTCGCGATCGACGCGCTGAAGCGTTCGGTACGGGAGCTGGAGGCGCTGAACGCGTCCTGGAAGCCCCTCGGACAGCTCACGCCGGCCCAGTTCAACTCGTACCGGAGTGCTCTCGGCGAGGGCTCCGGCTTCCAGTCGGCGATGTACCGCCGCATGGAGTTCCTGCTCGGCGAGAAGTCCGCGTCCATGCTCGTCCCGCACCGCGGCGCGCCCCGCGTCCACGCGGAACTGGAGAAGGCGCTGCACGAGCCGAGCCTGTACGACGAGGTGCTGCGGCTGCTGGCGCGGCGCGGGCACGCGATCCCCTCGGCCGTGTTGCAGCGGGACGTCTCCCAGCGCTACGAGCCCTCCGACGCGGTCGAGGCCGCCTGGACGGCCGTCTACTCCGGTGACCCCGGCGACGAAGTCGCCCGGCTGGGCGAGGCGTTGACGGATGTCGGGGAGCTGGTGTGGCGCTGGCGGAACGACCACCTGGTCGCCACCCGCCGCGCGATGGGCTCCAAGGCCGGGACGGGCGGTTCGGCCGGGGTTGCCTGGCTGGAGAAGCGCGCCCGCAAGAACGTCTTCCCCGAGCTGTGGACGGCGAGGTCCCATGTCTGA
- the kynU gene encoding kynureninase, whose product MSELAAKAEKLDAADELALKRAEFVLDEIVYLDGNSLGALPANVPDRVSDAVQRQWGSLRIRSWEESGWWTAPERIGDRIAPLVGAAAGQIVVGDSTSVNVFKALVAAVRMAGEGRDEIVVDATTFPTDGYIAESAARMTGCTLRPVRPSEVPDVLGPRTAAVLLNHVDYRTGRLHDLPSLTSAVHAAGALVVWDLCHSAGALPVGLDEHGVDLAVGCTYKYLNGGPGSPAYLYVRSDLQPRFDSPLPGWNSHAEPFGMRSDYEPASGALRGRVGTPDILSMLALEAALDVWNDVSIESVRAKSLALTDFFLECVREYVPEGRVESLTPAAHAERGSQVALRCADAGTVMTRLIERGVVGDFRAPDVLRFGFTPLYVGFADVERAARVLGEVVGGS is encoded by the coding sequence ATGTCTGAGCTCGCCGCCAAGGCGGAGAAACTGGATGCGGCGGACGAACTCGCTCTGAAGCGGGCCGAGTTCGTGCTCGACGAGATCGTCTACCTGGACGGGAACTCGCTGGGCGCGCTGCCGGCGAACGTGCCGGACCGGGTCTCGGACGCCGTCCAGCGCCAGTGGGGCTCCCTGCGTATCCGGTCCTGGGAGGAGAGCGGCTGGTGGACCGCGCCCGAGCGGATCGGCGACCGGATCGCTCCGCTGGTCGGGGCGGCGGCGGGCCAGATCGTGGTCGGCGACTCGACAAGTGTCAATGTTTTCAAGGCACTTGTGGCGGCGGTGCGGATGGCCGGTGAGGGCCGGGACGAGATCGTCGTGGACGCGACGACGTTCCCCACGGACGGCTATATCGCGGAGTCGGCGGCCCGTATGACGGGCTGCACGCTGCGTCCGGTGCGGCCGTCGGAGGTCCCGGACGTCCTGGGCCCCCGAACCGCAGCCGTCCTCCTGAACCACGTCGACTACCGCACGGGCCGCCTCCACGACCTGCCGTCCCTGACGTCGGCCGTGCATGCGGCGGGCGCTCTGGTGGTCTGGGACCTGTGCCACAGCGCGGGCGCGCTGCCGGTGGGCCTGGACGAACACGGCGTGGACCTGGCGGTCGGCTGCACGTACAAGTACCTGAACGGCGGCCCGGGTTCACCGGCATACCTGTACGTCCGCTCGGACCTGCAGCCCCGCTTCGACTCCCCCCTGCCGGGCTGGAACTCCCACGCGGAGCCCTTCGGCATGCGCAGCGACTACGAACCGGCCTCCGGCGCCCTGCGCGGCAGGGTCGGCACCCCGGACATCCTCTCCATGCTCGCGCTGGAGGCGGCGCTGGATGTCTGGAACGACGTCTCGATCGAGTCGGTACGGGCCAAGTCCCTTGCCCTGACGGACTTCTTCTTGGAGTGCGTGCGGGAGTACGTCCCCGAGGGCCGGGTCGAGTCCCTGACCCCGGCCGCACACGCGGAACGCGGCAGCCAGGTCGCCCTGCGGTGCGCGGACGCGGGGACCGTGATGACACGGCTCATCGAGCGGGGCGTGGTGGGCGACTTCCGGGCGCCGGATGTGCTGCGCTTCGGGTTCACGCCGCTGTATGTGGGGTTCGCGGATGTGGAGCGGGCGGCGCGGGTGTTGGGGGAGGTAGTGGGCGGTTCGTAG
- a CDS encoding helix-turn-helix domain-containing protein gives MRTLDPLWSSAKARALVDGQDPGGLVRMGRVGRGWRQADLGARLGCSASTVSRMEQRGDRTADLRLLRRAAQEVGVPPHVLGAALGLNVLQTTTVAADGPHCAKEDPMRRRTLLAAAGLAAPAQLLAGVDDALAVTPEPTGSTVPLDTRLARARSLFDSGRHAGLLETLPGLLADAHDAAASRTDLAHARLSSCYSLAAQLFVKIGRYDRARITADRATVYAELSGSPLAAAAAARELSIVLRHQDQQGAAQRLILGAAAKVEATGLTTPAQSAAYAQMLCTTAYTAARAGDRDQAMSLIGEASQAARGLPQQAPAGRLFPITPAAVDLYSVGVHWALGDAGAAIQAGRALHPDQFPTAERKGRMHTDLARAWWQWGKPEQTATELLSALRVSPGEVRDRPAIRQVVSDLSARHPRVSGVRELVAATSARN, from the coding sequence ATGCGCACTCTGGACCCGCTGTGGAGTTCCGCGAAGGCCCGTGCGCTCGTCGATGGCCAGGACCCAGGAGGACTCGTCCGCATGGGCCGAGTCGGGCGGGGTTGGCGACAGGCCGACCTCGGGGCACGTCTGGGCTGCTCCGCTTCTACCGTCTCTCGCATGGAACAGCGCGGCGACCGGACCGCTGACCTGCGTCTCCTGCGCCGGGCCGCTCAAGAGGTTGGTGTGCCACCCCATGTTCTTGGTGCGGCACTCGGATTGAACGTGTTGCAAACCACTACAGTTGCGGCCGACGGTCCACATTGCGCCAAGGAGGACCCCATGCGCCGCCGGACCCTGCTCGCGGCCGCCGGGCTCGCCGCCCCCGCCCAGCTCCTCGCCGGTGTGGACGACGCCTTGGCGGTCACGCCCGAGCCGACCGGTTCAACCGTGCCCCTCGACACTCGCCTCGCGCGGGCCCGCTCTCTCTTCGACTCGGGCAGACACGCCGGCCTCCTCGAAACGCTCCCGGGGCTTCTCGCCGATGCCCACGATGCCGCCGCGTCCCGGACCGACCTCGCACACGCCCGGCTGTCCTCCTGCTACAGCCTGGCCGCCCAGCTCTTCGTCAAGATCGGCCGCTACGACCGGGCCCGCATCACCGCGGACCGCGCCACCGTCTACGCGGAGCTCTCCGGATCCCCGCTGGCCGCCGCCGCTGCCGCCCGGGAACTGAGCATTGTCCTGCGCCACCAGGACCAACAGGGCGCAGCCCAACGGCTGATCCTCGGGGCAGCCGCGAAGGTCGAGGCCACAGGGCTGACGACCCCGGCCCAGTCGGCGGCTTACGCACAGATGCTGTGCACGACCGCCTACACGGCGGCCCGTGCCGGCGACCGGGACCAGGCGATGAGCCTGATCGGGGAGGCGTCCCAGGCCGCGCGCGGCCTTCCGCAGCAGGCCCCGGCTGGGCGGTTGTTTCCCATCACCCCAGCCGCTGTTGACCTCTACTCGGTCGGCGTCCACTGGGCGCTGGGCGACGCCGGAGCCGCGATTCAGGCCGGCCGGGCGCTGCACCCCGACCAGTTCCCCACCGCCGAGCGCAAGGGCCGTATGCATACCGACCTCGCGCGTGCGTGGTGGCAGTGGGGAAAGCCGGAGCAGACGGCCACCGAATTGCTGTCCGCCCTGCGGGTCTCTCCTGGAGAGGTCCGTGACCGCCCGGCGATCCGGCAGGTCGTCAGCGATCTCTCAGCCCGTCACCCGAGAGTCAGCGGCGTCCGTGAACTGGTCGCGGCGACCAGTGCGCGCAACTGA
- a CDS encoding class I SAM-dependent methyltransferase gives MPHAPMTPAEYWDRYKPYKGDGTQPAPPAERFDWTQYPGHGPGAEFLGRPRRALELGPAEGKEAAYLARRGVEVTGVDFSPVQVARARAWWKDTPGLSFVQAEACAYLSSCSVVYDAVYSVWGAVWFTDPEELLPRVLERLSTGGAFAFSHAEPVAGSYGPQRMRGKWLEGREGELTVRRWQYAPDMWADLLKRYGFTDVDAYALTAPEPGKLGTLMVRGYAP, from the coding sequence ATGCCCCACGCGCCCATGACCCCTGCCGAGTACTGGGACCGGTACAAGCCCTACAAGGGCGACGGCACTCAACCAGCACCACCGGCCGAACGATTCGACTGGACTCAGTACCCCGGCCACGGCCCCGGTGCCGAATTCCTCGGCCGCCCCCGTCGTGCACTGGAGCTCGGGCCGGCGGAGGGCAAGGAGGCCGCGTATCTGGCCCGGCGGGGTGTCGAGGTGACCGGCGTCGACTTCTCGCCGGTCCAGGTCGCCCGGGCCCGCGCCTGGTGGAAGGACACGCCGGGGCTGTCCTTCGTGCAGGCGGAGGCCTGCGCCTACCTGTCGTCGTGCTCCGTGGTGTACGACGCGGTCTACTCGGTCTGGGGCGCCGTTTGGTTCACCGACCCCGAGGAACTGCTGCCCCGCGTCCTGGAGCGGCTCTCCACCGGCGGCGCTTTCGCGTTCTCGCACGCCGAGCCGGTCGCCGGTTCGTACGGACCTCAGCGGATGCGGGGCAAGTGGCTCGAAGGCCGGGAGGGTGAACTGACCGTACGGCGTTGGCAGTACGCCCCCGACATGTGGGCGGATCTCCTCAAGAGGTACGGCTTCACCGACGTCGACGCGTATGCCTTGACGGCACCGGAGCCGGGGAAACTCGGCACGCTCATGGTGCGGGGGTATGCGCCTTGA
- a CDS encoding DUF397 domain-containing protein, with translation MNWRKSTYSDGGDGDMCVEIATLPTRIAIRDSKAPTRATLSFPTPAFTALIEHLKAHTPAP, from the coding sequence ATGAACTGGCGGAAGTCCACCTACTCCGATGGCGGCGACGGCGACATGTGCGTCGAGATAGCCACCCTCCCCACCCGCATAGCCATCCGCGACTCCAAGGCCCCCACCCGCGCCACCCTCTCCTTCCCCACCCCCGCCTTCACCGCCCTCATCGAACACCTCAAGGCGCATACCCCCGCACCATGA